One part of the Roseomonas gilardii genome encodes these proteins:
- a CDS encoding ABC transporter substrate-binding protein, which translates to MHRRSLLRTGAGLGIAAATAGLSAPALAQGAAAKTLRFVPQANLANFDPIWGTQYVVRNASTLVWDTLYGVDSKLQPQRQMAEGEEVTPDGLVWTFRLREGLKFHDGSPVLAKDVVASLNRWAVRDPMGQMIRAQQNELVAVDDRTIRWSLKKPYPKMLLALGKVNAPCSFIMPERIAKTDPFDQIKEYIGSGPYRFVREEWVPGARAVFVKFADYRPRQEPGSWLAGGKQALLDRIEWIIMPDAATASAALQNGEIDWWESPISDLIPVLKANRNILVDIADPLGNIGNFRFNHTQPPFDDVKVRHAVMTALNQEDYMKAIVGDDDSLWKPMAGYFTPGTPLYTEAGGEMLKMRNIEAAKKLLAASSYDGRPVTCIVAQDQPITKAQGDVTADLLQRIGFKLDFVATDWGTVGARRAVKGPPGQGGWNMFHTWHAGGDCINPAAYTPIRANGDGAWFGWPKSDAVEAARDEWFAAPDFAAEKAAIDKLNIAAVEAGLYAPTGFFLSYQAWRRNVSGVVQAPFPVFWGVSKA; encoded by the coding sequence ATGCATCGACGTTCGCTCCTGAGGACTGGCGCCGGATTAGGCATCGCTGCCGCGACGGCGGGCCTTTCCGCCCCCGCCCTGGCGCAAGGCGCGGCTGCGAAGACCCTGCGCTTCGTTCCCCAGGCGAATCTCGCCAATTTCGACCCGATCTGGGGCACCCAGTACGTGGTGCGGAATGCCTCCACCCTGGTCTGGGACACGCTCTATGGCGTGGACAGCAAGCTGCAGCCGCAGCGGCAGATGGCGGAGGGCGAGGAGGTCACGCCGGACGGGCTGGTCTGGACCTTCCGGCTGCGGGAAGGGCTGAAGTTCCACGACGGCTCGCCGGTGCTGGCGAAGGACGTGGTGGCCAGCCTGAACCGCTGGGCGGTGCGCGACCCGATGGGGCAGATGATCCGGGCGCAGCAGAACGAGCTGGTGGCGGTGGATGACCGCACCATCCGCTGGTCGCTGAAGAAGCCTTATCCGAAGATGCTGCTGGCGCTGGGCAAGGTGAACGCGCCCTGCTCCTTCATCATGCCGGAGCGGATCGCGAAGACCGACCCCTTCGATCAGATCAAGGAATACATCGGCTCCGGCCCCTACCGCTTCGTGCGGGAGGAGTGGGTGCCGGGCGCCAGGGCGGTCTTCGTGAAGTTCGCCGACTACAGGCCGCGCCAGGAGCCGGGCTCGTGGCTGGCGGGTGGCAAGCAGGCGCTGCTCGACCGGATCGAGTGGATCATCATGCCCGATGCGGCGACGGCTTCCGCCGCCTTGCAGAACGGCGAGATCGACTGGTGGGAAAGCCCGATCAGCGACCTGATCCCGGTGCTGAAGGCCAACCGCAACATCTTGGTCGATATCGCCGATCCGCTCGGCAATATCGGCAATTTCCGGTTCAACCACACCCAGCCGCCCTTCGACGACGTGAAGGTGCGGCATGCGGTGATGACGGCGCTGAACCAGGAGGACTACATGAAGGCGATCGTCGGCGACGACGACAGCCTGTGGAAGCCGATGGCGGGCTATTTCACGCCCGGCACGCCGCTCTACACCGAGGCGGGCGGCGAGATGCTGAAGATGCGCAACATCGAGGCGGCGAAGAAACTGCTCGCCGCATCCTCCTATGACGGCCGCCCCGTCACCTGCATCGTCGCGCAGGACCAGCCGATCACCAAGGCGCAGGGCGACGTCACCGCCGACCTGTTGCAGCGCATCGGCTTCAAGCTCGACTTCGTGGCGACGGACTGGGGCACGGTGGGCGCCCGCCGCGCGGTGAAGGGGCCGCCGGGCCAGGGCGGCTGGAACATGTTCCACACCTGGCATGCCGGCGGGGACTGCATCAACCCGGCGGCCTATACGCCGATCCGCGCCAATGGCGACGGCGCCTGGTTCGGCTGGCCGAAGTCGGATGCGGTCGAGGCGGCGCGCGACGAGTGGTTCGCCGCGCCGGATTTCGCGGCCGAGAAGGCGGCCATCGACAAGCTCAACATCGCGGCGGTGGAGGCGGGCCTCTACGCTCCCACCGGGTTCTTCCTGTCCTACCAGGCATGGCGGCGGAACGTTTCCGGCGTGGTGCAGGCGCCGTTCCCTGTCTTCTGGGGCGTTTCCAAGGCATAA
- a CDS encoding ABC transporter substrate-binding protein, with product MFRRDLLAGVALAGMASALPKDGHAQAGKPAATPAAPAAAPGTAATPRVLKFIPQADLAVVDPIVTTAYVTRHHGYLVWDTLYGYDEDYKPQPQMAEGHKVEEDGRRVTITLRDGLKFHDGQPVKAVDCTTSIRRWAARDALGQALMAVTEELSAPDEKTILFRLKKPFPLLFDALGKPSTPICFIMPERIAKTDPATPVKEIVGSGPFQWVAEERVPGSKIVYKRFEGYVPRKDGTPSWTAGPKVANFDRIEWTVIPDAATASNALSNGEMDWWEQPTADLQPVLRKDRNIVVEIPDPTGLVAICRFNHLHPPFNNPAIRRALLGAVNQADYMTAVIGDDRSLWRDNVGFFPPDTPMASDVGMEALTSPRDYDKVKADLKAAGYKGEKITLIAASDFPSLNALAQVGADMFKKSGMEVEFISTDWGSVVQRRASREAPSKGGWSVFFTFWAGLDLFNPGVSQSLRGNGDKAWFGWPTAPKLEELRAAWLEAPDLEAQKKLAAEVQKQAFEDVPYLPLGQYFQATAYRRTLSGVLKGMPLFWNVQRTA from the coding sequence ATGTTTCGCCGTGATCTGCTGGCCGGCGTCGCCCTGGCCGGAATGGCCTCCGCTCTGCCGAAGGACGGCCATGCCCAGGCAGGCAAGCCGGCGGCCACGCCCGCTGCCCCTGCCGCGGCGCCCGGGACGGCCGCCACGCCGCGCGTGCTGAAGTTCATCCCGCAGGCCGACCTCGCCGTGGTCGATCCGATCGTCACCACCGCCTATGTCACCCGCCACCATGGCTACCTCGTCTGGGACACGCTCTATGGCTATGACGAGGACTACAAGCCGCAGCCGCAGATGGCCGAGGGCCACAAGGTCGAGGAGGATGGCCGCCGCGTCACCATCACCCTGCGCGACGGGCTGAAGTTCCATGACGGCCAGCCGGTGAAGGCGGTGGACTGCACCACCTCCATCCGCCGCTGGGCGGCGCGCGACGCGCTGGGACAGGCGCTGATGGCGGTGACCGAGGAGCTCTCGGCGCCGGACGAGAAGACCATCCTGTTCCGGCTGAAGAAGCCTTTTCCGCTGCTCTTCGACGCGCTGGGCAAGCCCTCCACGCCGATCTGCTTCATCATGCCGGAGCGCATCGCCAAGACCGACCCGGCCACGCCGGTGAAGGAGATCGTCGGCTCCGGCCCCTTCCAGTGGGTGGCCGAGGAGCGGGTGCCGGGCTCGAAGATCGTCTACAAGCGCTTCGAGGGCTATGTGCCGCGCAAGGACGGCACGCCGAGCTGGACCGCCGGGCCGAAGGTGGCGAACTTCGACCGGATCGAATGGACGGTGATCCCGGACGCGGCCACGGCCTCCAACGCCCTGAGCAATGGCGAGATGGACTGGTGGGAACAGCCCACCGCCGACCTGCAGCCGGTGCTGCGCAAGGACCGCAACATCGTGGTCGAGATCCCCGACCCGACCGGGCTGGTGGCGATCTGCCGCTTCAACCACCTGCATCCGCCGTTCAACAACCCCGCCATCCGCCGTGCCCTGCTCGGCGCGGTGAACCAGGCGGACTACATGACCGCCGTGATCGGCGACGACCGCAGCCTGTGGCGCGACAATGTCGGCTTCTTCCCGCCCGACACGCCCATGGCCAGCGATGTGGGCATGGAGGCGCTGACCAGCCCGCGCGACTACGACAAGGTGAAGGCCGATCTCAAGGCGGCCGGCTACAAGGGCGAGAAGATCACCCTGATCGCCGCCTCGGACTTCCCCTCGCTGAACGCGCTCGCCCAGGTCGGCGCCGACATGTTCAAGAAGTCGGGCATGGAGGTGGAGTTCATCTCCACCGACTGGGGCTCGGTGGTGCAGCGGCGTGCCAGCCGCGAGGCGCCGTCCAAGGGCGGCTGGAGCGTCTTCTTCACCTTCTGGGCCGGGCTCGACCTGTTCAACCCGGGTGTCAGCCAGTCCCTGCGCGGCAATGGCGACAAGGCCTGGTTCGGCTGGCCGACCGCGCCGAAGCTGGAGGAGCTGCGCGCCGCCTGGCTGGAGGCGCCGGATCTGGAGGCGCAGAAGAAGCTCGCCGCCGAGGTCCAGAAGCAGGCCTTCGAGGACGTGCCCTACCTGCCGCTGGGCCAGTACTTCCAGGCCACCGCCTATCGCCGCACACTGAGCGGCGTGCTGAAGGGCATGCCGCTGTTCTGGAACGTGCAGCGCACGGCCTGA
- a CDS encoding GtrA family protein yields MLRQMWRFGVVGGIGFVVDSAVLMAAIALGAGPYGGRVLSYLAAATTTWALNRAWTFRGRGAGPAHRQWVRFLLVNLVGFALNYGTYALLLSNLPLVAAHPVLGVAAGALAGMGGNFVLSRRFVFTDR; encoded by the coding sequence GTGCTAAGGCAGATGTGGCGCTTCGGCGTGGTCGGCGGCATCGGATTCGTGGTCGATTCCGCGGTGCTCATGGCCGCCATCGCCCTCGGCGCCGGCCCCTATGGCGGGCGGGTGCTGTCCTATCTCGCGGCGGCCACCACCACCTGGGCGCTGAACCGGGCCTGGACCTTCCGCGGCCGCGGCGCCGGGCCGGCGCACCGGCAATGGGTGCGCTTCCTCCTGGTGAACCTCGTCGGCTTTGCCCTGAACTACGGAACCTACGCCCTGCTCCTCTCCAACCTGCCGCTGGTCGCGGCCCACCCCGTGCTTGGCGTGGCCGCCGGCGCGCTGGCCGGCATGGGCGGGAACTTCGTCCTGTCCCGCCGCTTCGTCTTCACCGACCGATGA
- a CDS encoding glycosyltransferase — protein sequence MTEPRIAVLVPCRDEEAAVGEVVRGFRAALPGATVYVYDNNSTDRTREVAAAAGAVVRSESQPGKGSVVRRMFADIEADAYVLVDGDGTYDASAAPEMVRRLLEERLDMVTAIRVDESVGAYRPGHRFGNLMLTGMVRLVFGDRITDMLSGYRTFSRRFVKSFPALAHGFETETEFTVHALELHLPVGELPTPYRERPAGSASKLHTIRDGIRILGTIAALVRRERPLPFFGGLAALLLLLAALLMVPVLETYLQTGLVPRMPSFLASVGLTILAWLSIACGLILDTVTQGRREAKRMAYLSIPSRY from the coding sequence ATGACGGAACCCCGCATCGCCGTCCTCGTCCCCTGCCGGGACGAGGAAGCCGCCGTGGGCGAGGTGGTTCGCGGCTTCCGCGCCGCCCTGCCCGGCGCCACCGTCTATGTCTACGACAACAACAGCACCGACCGGACGCGGGAGGTCGCCGCCGCCGCCGGGGCGGTGGTGCGTTCGGAAAGCCAGCCCGGCAAGGGCAGCGTGGTGCGGCGGATGTTCGCCGACATCGAGGCCGACGCCTATGTCCTCGTGGATGGCGACGGCACCTACGACGCCTCGGCCGCCCCGGAGATGGTGCGCCGACTGCTGGAGGAGCGGCTGGACATGGTCACCGCCATCCGGGTGGACGAGAGCGTCGGCGCCTACCGCCCCGGGCACCGCTTCGGCAACCTGATGCTGACCGGCATGGTCCGGCTGGTCTTCGGCGACCGGATCACCGACATGCTCTCGGGCTACCGCACCTTCTCGCGGCGCTTCGTGAAATCCTTCCCCGCCCTGGCGCATGGCTTCGAGACGGAAACGGAATTCACCGTCCATGCGCTGGAGCTGCACCTGCCGGTCGGAGAACTGCCGACCCCCTATCGCGAGCGGCCGGCGGGCTCCGCCTCCAAGCTGCACACGATCCGCGACGGCATCCGCATCCTGGGCACCATCGCCGCCCTGGTGCGGCGGGAACGCCCCCTGCCCTTCTTCGGCGGCCTTGCCGCCCTGCTCCTCCTCCTGGCGGCGCTGCTGATGGTCCCGGTGCTGGAGACCTATCTGCAAACCGGCCTGGTGCCGCGCATGCCGAGCTTCCTGGCATCGGTCGGCCTGACCATCCTGGCCTGGCTCTCGATCGCCTGCGGCCTGATCCTCGACACCGTCACCCAGGGGCGGCGGGAGGCCAAGCGCATGGCTTATCTTTCGATTCCGTCACGATATTGA
- a CDS encoding type I secretion system permease/ATPase, with translation MTPPKEIREKDTVLSRALAACRQQFVGVALFSGVVNVLQLTISLYMMQVFDRVLATRSTDTLLWLTVVAGSAILLLAVLEGVRGQVMQRAAGWIEARVAPEGFLRALEAQLRGRTYRTEALRDLSLARNWLGSPAALALYDVPWVPIYLAVIFLLHPLLGAVALGGAVLLFLLTLLGEAVTSPLLKQAGTASLLANRRAEMLIRNAEVIDSMGMAPAVLRRWREAVADGTPQQERAANRAALLMSVTKFTRLALQIAILGLGAWLVLRQELTSGASIAGSIIMGRALAPVEQVIAGWKGLVQVRQALQRLKTFLALPRLRPAGMPLPEPKGRLVAERLAYAPPGQTAAVIKGLNFAIEAGESVAIIGPSAAGKTTLVRLLIGTLAPSAGAARLDGADVSTWLREDLGRHLGYLPQDVELFEGSVFRNIARMGEAEPEDVFAAAKLAGCHEMILRLPQGYDTEVGEAGQQLSGGQRQLVGLARALFGRPKLLVLDEPDSSLDGDAEARLLHALRELREHGTTVVLVSHRPVLVQGVDKVMLLRDGQIEAFGPRQEVLNRVMGPRPAVAAPRNPASLPGQPGVAA, from the coding sequence ATGACGCCTCCCAAGGAGATCCGGGAAAAGGACACGGTGTTATCGCGGGCCTTGGCCGCCTGCCGGCAGCAGTTCGTCGGCGTGGCGCTGTTCAGCGGCGTGGTGAACGTGCTGCAGCTCACGATCTCGCTCTACATGATGCAGGTCTTCGACCGCGTCCTGGCGACGCGCAGCACGGACACATTGCTCTGGCTGACCGTGGTCGCGGGCAGCGCGATCCTGCTTCTCGCGGTGCTGGAGGGTGTGCGCGGGCAGGTGATGCAGCGGGCCGCCGGCTGGATCGAGGCCCGGGTGGCCCCCGAGGGGTTCCTGCGCGCGCTGGAGGCACAGCTTCGCGGCCGGACCTACCGCACGGAGGCGCTGCGGGACCTGTCCCTGGCGCGCAACTGGCTCGGCAGCCCGGCGGCGCTTGCCCTCTATGACGTGCCCTGGGTGCCGATCTACCTGGCGGTGATCTTCCTGCTTCATCCGCTGCTCGGGGCGGTGGCGCTGGGTGGTGCCGTCCTGCTCTTCCTGCTGACCCTGCTGGGAGAGGCGGTGACCTCCCCTCTGCTGAAGCAGGCGGGCACGGCCAGCCTGCTCGCCAACCGCCGGGCGGAGATGCTGATCCGCAACGCCGAGGTGATCGACAGCATGGGCATGGCCCCCGCTGTGCTGCGCCGCTGGCGGGAGGCCGTGGCCGACGGCACGCCGCAGCAGGAGCGCGCGGCGAACCGGGCGGCGCTGCTGATGTCGGTGACCAAGTTCACCCGTCTGGCCCTGCAGATCGCCATCCTGGGCCTCGGTGCCTGGCTGGTGTTGCGGCAGGAGCTGACCTCCGGCGCCTCCATCGCCGGCTCGATCATCATGGGCCGCGCCCTGGCGCCGGTGGAACAGGTGATCGCCGGCTGGAAGGGGCTGGTGCAGGTGCGCCAGGCGCTGCAGCGGCTGAAGACCTTCCTGGCGCTGCCGCGCCTGCGGCCGGCGGGCATGCCGCTGCCGGAGCCCAAGGGCCGGCTGGTGGCGGAACGCCTCGCCTACGCGCCGCCAGGGCAGACGGCCGCGGTGATCAAGGGGCTGAACTTCGCGATCGAGGCGGGGGAGAGCGTGGCCATCATCGGCCCCTCCGCCGCCGGCAAGACCACGCTGGTCCGCCTGCTGATCGGCACGCTGGCGCCCAGCGCCGGGGCCGCGCGGCTCGACGGGGCGGATGTCTCCACTTGGCTGCGTGAGGATCTCGGCCGCCATCTCGGCTATCTGCCGCAGGATGTGGAGCTGTTCGAGGGCAGCGTCTTCCGCAACATCGCCCGCATGGGCGAGGCGGAGCCGGAGGACGTCTTCGCCGCGGCGAAGCTGGCCGGCTGCCACGAGATGATCCTGCGCCTGCCGCAGGGCTACGACACCGAGGTCGGCGAGGCGGGGCAGCAGCTTTCCGGCGGCCAGCGCCAGCTCGTGGGCCTGGCCCGCGCGCTCTTCGGGCGGCCGAAGCTGCTGGTGCTGGACGAACCCGACAGCAGCCTCGACGGCGATGCCGAGGCACGCCTGCTCCATGCGCTGCGCGAACTGCGCGAGCACGGCACCACCGTGGTGCTGGTGAGCCACCGTCCCGTCCTGGTCCAGGGCGTGGACAAGGTGATGCTGCTGCGCGACGGGCAGATCGAGGCCTTCGGCCCGCGGCAGGAGGTGCTGAACCGCGTCATGGGCCCGCGTCCGGCCGTGGCCGCGCCGCGCAATCCCGCCTCCCTGCCCGGCCAGCCTGGAGTTGCCGCATGA
- a CDS encoding HlyD family type I secretion periplasmic adaptor subunit — translation MSANIALPPLGGPLTPTPAGHPGLPELVLDLPRPRTRGPMLLGIASIALFVGGFGTWSFTAPLSEAAIAPGVIKAEGNRRAVQHLEGGIVREILVRDGDEVKAGQVLMRLDDTQSDATLESSRGTRWALMAQAARDAAEVAGATTVAYPAELVSSDDPRAREAMTGQSILFASRTASLASQIQVLEARLGQYGASILSTRAQITSQQRQLDLLRREETDVRALVAQGLERMPRLLGLQRQIASAEGNISDLQGQVERAEAQITETRNQLRNTRDQRVQEASTDAREVDTKLRELQERIRAAQDVSTRREILAPVDGVVLNSHFFNPGAVVKPGDTVLEIVPDRDRLVAEVKVSPTDIDVVHNGLEAEVRLPAFKQRLVPYLHGHVTFVGSDVNQEPQRGTEYYRAQIVIEPDQIAKLENVSLKAGMPVEAQIKIGDRSFFRYMMQPLIDSFHRAFREQ, via the coding sequence ATGAGCGCGAATATCGCCCTGCCGCCCCTTGGCGGTCCCCTGACCCCCACCCCGGCGGGCCATCCCGGCCTGCCGGAGCTGGTGCTCGACCTGCCGCGCCCCCGCACGCGCGGTCCGATGCTGCTCGGCATCGCCAGCATCGCGCTGTTCGTCGGCGGCTTCGGCACCTGGTCCTTCACCGCCCCCCTGAGCGAGGCCGCCATCGCCCCCGGCGTCATCAAGGCCGAGGGCAACCGCCGCGCCGTGCAGCACCTGGAGGGCGGGATCGTGCGCGAGATCCTGGTCCGCGACGGTGACGAGGTGAAGGCCGGGCAGGTCCTGATGCGGCTGGACGACACCCAGTCCGACGCCACGCTGGAAAGCTCGCGCGGCACCCGCTGGGCGCTGATGGCGCAGGCGGCCCGGGACGCGGCCGAGGTGGCGGGCGCCACGACCGTCGCCTATCCGGCGGAGCTGGTCTCCTCCGACGACCCGCGTGCGCGGGAGGCGATGACGGGGCAGAGCATCCTCTTCGCCAGCCGCACCGCCAGCCTGGCCAGCCAGATCCAGGTGCTGGAGGCCCGGCTGGGCCAGTACGGCGCCTCCATCCTCTCCACCCGCGCCCAGATCACCAGCCAGCAGCGCCAGCTCGACCTGCTGCGGCGCGAGGAAACGGATGTGCGGGCCCTGGTGGCGCAGGGGCTGGAGCGGATGCCCCGCCTGCTGGGCCTGCAACGGCAGATCGCCTCGGCGGAAGGCAACATCTCCGACCTGCAGGGGCAGGTCGAACGGGCCGAGGCCCAGATCACCGAGACCCGGAACCAGCTCCGCAACACGCGCGACCAGCGCGTGCAGGAAGCCTCCACCGATGCGCGGGAGGTGGATACCAAGCTGCGGGAACTGCAGGAGCGCATCCGCGCCGCGCAGGACGTGTCCACGCGCCGCGAGATCCTGGCGCCGGTGGATGGCGTCGTGCTCAACAGCCATTTCTTCAACCCCGGCGCCGTGGTGAAGCCCGGCGACACGGTGCTGGAGATCGTACCCGACCGCGACCGGCTGGTGGCGGAGGTGAAGGTCTCCCCCACCGACATCGACGTGGTCCATAACGGGCTGGAGGCGGAAGTGCGGCTGCCGGCCTTCAAGCAGCGGCTGGTGCCCTATCTGCACGGGCACGTCACCTTCGTGGGCAGCGACGTGAATCAGGAGCCGCAGCGCGGCACCGAATACTACCGCGCGCAGATCGTGATCGAGCCGGACCAGATCGCCAAGCTGGAGAACGTCTCGCTGAAGGCCGGCATGCCGGTGGAGGCGCAGATCAAGATCGGCGACCGGAGCTTCTTCCGCTACATGATGCAGCCTCTGATCGACAGCTTCCACAGGGCCTTCCGTGAGCAGTAA
- a CDS encoding glycerophosphodiester phosphodiesterase has product MTKIIGHRGGAFLWPENSIGGFRHASQLKVEYCECDIHLSVDEQPIVHHDARLERTSEGQGLLAEHPVEELTRLRLRGAGGECIPHLRDVVELVASSASGLQVELKTDVRGRPYPGLLDVALPILDRHGMRGRCGIIAFHAPTAAAAQAAGGFDHVAWLFDPAMLEGLGLPGVIGVAKAHGLSMVETHASVMDAELVAGLRAAGLRIAVWGGNHADSIARMLDLGVDAMASDDPVLAMRMRGERG; this is encoded by the coding sequence ATGACAAAAATCATCGGCCATCGAGGCGGTGCATTTTTGTGGCCGGAGAACAGTATTGGTGGGTTCCGCCATGCATCACAGCTTAAGGTTGAATATTGCGAGTGCGATATACACCTTTCGGTTGATGAGCAGCCAATCGTGCATCACGACGCCCGGCTGGAAAGGACCTCCGAGGGGCAGGGCCTCCTGGCCGAGCATCCGGTCGAGGAGCTGACGCGCCTCCGCCTGCGCGGCGCGGGCGGGGAGTGCATCCCGCATCTGCGCGATGTCGTCGAACTGGTCGCTTCCTCCGCCTCCGGCCTGCAGGTCGAGCTCAAGACGGATGTGCGAGGCAGGCCCTATCCGGGCTTGCTGGACGTGGCGCTTCCGATCCTGGACCGGCATGGAATGCGGGGGCGCTGCGGCATCATCGCCTTTCACGCGCCCACCGCCGCCGCGGCCCAGGCGGCGGGCGGCTTCGACCATGTCGCCTGGCTCTTCGACCCGGCCATGCTGGAGGGGCTGGGCCTGCCGGGGGTGATCGGCGTGGCGAAGGCCCATGGGCTTTCCATGGTGGAAACCCATGCCAGCGTGATGGATGCGGAACTGGTGGCGGGGCTGCGCGCGGCCGGACTGCGGATCGCCGTCTGGGGCGGCAACCACGCGGACAGCATCGCCCGCATGCTGGATCTGGGCGTGGATGCGATGGCCAGCGATGATCCCGTGCTGGCCATGCGGATGCGCGGCGAGCGGGGATAG
- a CDS encoding nucleoside hydrolase, translated as MTAPRTTVIDCDPGTDDAIALWLALASPELDVRLVTVCGGNVGLERTLANARAIIGLTGRAVPVVGGASRPLLGEFRSETAVHAADGLAGVSLPEGPPVAPGLAADAIRDLLRRSAPGEVTLIGLAPATNLALALSAEPELRDRVREIVLMTGAWGEGNWTPSAEFNAASDPEALAAVIATGLPVSLVTLDLTAQAFVTPAVVERLAGAGKGACLEAACAILRGVPASRRFGHRGFPLHDPCAVALVLWPELFGLREAWVEVECGTGIGRGRTHIDRWNRMRRTPNIRVAETLAVEPFFEALAGRLASLP; from the coding sequence ATGACCGCGCCGCGCACCACCGTCATCGATTGCGACCCGGGCACGGATGACGCGATCGCGCTCTGGCTGGCCCTGGCCTCGCCGGAGCTGGATGTGCGGCTGGTGACGGTCTGCGGCGGCAATGTCGGACTGGAGCGGACGCTCGCCAATGCCCGTGCCATCATCGGGCTGACCGGACGGGCCGTGCCGGTGGTGGGCGGGGCGAGCCGCCCGCTGCTGGGCGAGTTCCGCTCCGAGACGGCGGTGCATGCGGCCGATGGCTTGGCCGGGGTGAGCCTGCCGGAAGGCCCGCCAGTCGCGCCCGGCCTGGCGGCGGATGCCATCCGGGACCTGCTGCGCCGCTCGGCCCCGGGCGAGGTGACGCTGATCGGTCTGGCGCCGGCCACGAACCTCGCTCTGGCCCTGTCCGCCGAGCCGGAGCTGCGGGACCGCGTGCGCGAGATCGTGCTGATGACCGGCGCCTGGGGCGAGGGGAACTGGACACCCTCGGCCGAGTTCAACGCCGCCTCCGATCCCGAGGCGCTGGCCGCCGTGATCGCCACAGGGCTGCCGGTCAGCCTCGTGACCCTGGACCTCACCGCCCAGGCCTTCGTCACGCCAGCCGTGGTGGAACGGCTGGCCGGGGCGGGGAAGGGGGCCTGCCTGGAGGCTGCCTGCGCCATCCTGCGGGGCGTGCCGGCCTCCCGCCGCTTCGGGCATCGTGGCTTTCCGCTGCACGACCCCTGCGCCGTGGCGCTGGTGCTGTGGCCGGAACTCTTCGGTCTTCGGGAAGCCTGGGTGGAGGTGGAATGCGGCACCGGCATCGGCCGGGGGCGCACGCATATCGACCGCTGGAACCGGATGCGGCGAACGCCGAATATCCGCGTCGCGGAAACACTGGCCGTGGAGCCGTTCTTCGAGGCTTTGGCCGGGCGGCTGGCCTCGCTGCCATGA
- a CDS encoding amidohydrolase codes for MPSPEDLAPLAPAMTAWRRDIHAHPELGFDETRTAALVARELREAGIEVTEGLGGTGVVGTLRGKGSSGGGNRAIGLRADMDALAMGEVTGLPYASTRPGTMHACGHDGHTAMLLGAAKWLARNPDRFSGTVQFIFQPAEEGLGGADRMIREGLFETFPVDAVYGLHNMLDMPVGSIAVPRSRALASADTWEAVFTGKGGHGARPHLAADATLAAAQFITALHSIVARNIDPLQSGVVSVGHIAAGDAKAPNVIPAKVTVRGTARAFRNEERALLERRILAIAENTAATHEVSVEARYIHGTPPTVNHAEQVQVALRAARATVGEALVDDDPEPITPGEDFAFMLLERPGAFAFIGMGAPRHPEGYQHNPHYDFNDEIVAHGAAYWCSLVEVELG; via the coding sequence ATGCCCTCACCGGAGGATCTCGCCCCTCTCGCCCCGGCCATGACCGCCTGGCGCCGCGACATCCATGCCCATCCGGAACTCGGCTTCGACGAGACGCGCACCGCCGCGCTGGTGGCGCGGGAGCTGCGCGAGGCCGGGATCGAGGTGACCGAGGGGCTGGGCGGGACCGGCGTGGTCGGCACGCTGCGCGGCAAGGGGAGCAGCGGCGGCGGCAACCGGGCCATCGGGCTGCGTGCCGACATGGACGCGCTGGCGATGGGCGAGGTGACGGGGCTTCCCTATGCCAGCACCAGGCCCGGCACGATGCATGCCTGCGGCCATGACGGGCACACCGCCATGCTGCTCGGCGCCGCGAAGTGGCTGGCACGGAATCCGGACCGCTTCTCCGGCACGGTGCAGTTCATCTTCCAGCCCGCCGAGGAGGGACTCGGTGGCGCCGACCGCATGATCAGGGAGGGGCTGTTCGAGACCTTCCCCGTCGATGCGGTCTATGGGCTGCACAACATGCTCGACATGCCGGTGGGCAGCATCGCCGTGCCGCGCAGCCGCGCCCTGGCCAGCGCCGATACCTGGGAGGCCGTCTTCACCGGCAAGGGCGGGCATGGCGCGCGGCCGCATCTGGCGGCGGATGCCACGCTGGCGGCGGCACAGTTCATCACCGCGCTGCACAGCATCGTGGCCCGCAACATCGACCCCTTGCAGAGCGGCGTCGTCAGCGTCGGCCATATCGCGGCGGGCGATGCCAAGGCGCCGAACGTGATCCCGGCGAAGGTGACGGTGCGCGGCACCGCTCGTGCCTTCCGCAACGAGGAACGCGCCCTGCTGGAGCGCCGCATCCTGGCCATCGCGGAGAATACCGCCGCGACGCATGAGGTGTCGGTGGAGGCCCGCTACATCCACGGTACGCCGCCCACGGTGAACCATGCGGAGCAGGTGCAGGTCGCGCTGCGCGCCGCCCGCGCCACGGTGGGCGAGGCCTTGGTGGATGACGACCCGGAGCCGATCACGCCGGGCGAGGATTTCGCCTTCATGCTGCTCGAACGTCCCGGCGCCTTCGCCTTCATCGGCATGGGTGCGCCGCGCCATCCCGAGGGCTACCAGCACAATCCGCATTACGATTTCAACGACGAGATCGTCGCGCATGGCGCGGCCTACTGGTGCAGCCTGGTCGAGGTGGAGCTGGGATGA